In one window of Chryseobacterium sp. JV274 DNA:
- a CDS encoding helix-turn-helix domain-containing protein, producing MSRLKAIREQKNLTQEELSEKSKISVRTIQRIESGTEPKGHTLRTLAQTLEIEESLLLQEEIIISQENNEVTTETAEEPETINYSLVKMINLSSLLFVVVPPLNILAPFLLMFIMKQRNSLTKQIISLQMFWTAMAPIVFMLGIFLKLGKEFTLILMILIVLSNVFMILRNAAEIDRKKKLYFKLKFSML from the coding sequence ATGTCCAGACTAAAAGCGATAAGAGAACAAAAAAATCTGACTCAGGAGGAACTGTCAGAAAAATCAAAAATTTCTGTAAGAACTATTCAGCGGATAGAATCCGGAACAGAACCTAAGGGACATACTTTAAGAACGCTGGCGCAGACTTTGGAAATAGAGGAATCTTTATTATTGCAAGAAGAAATCATCATTTCCCAGGAAAATAATGAGGTAACAACAGAAACCGCAGAAGAACCTGAAACGATCAATTATTCTTTGGTTAAAATGATCAATCTCTCTTCCTTATTATTTGTGGTTGTACCGCCATTAAATATTCTGGCTCCCTTTCTATTAATGTTTATCATGAAGCAGAGAAACAGTCTCACCAAACAGATTATTTCACTGCAAATGTTTTGGACAGCTATGGCACCCATTGTATTTATGCTCGGTATCTTTTTAAAGCTCGGAAAAGAGTTTACTCTTATTCTGATGATCCTTATTGTACTGTCCAATGTATTTATGATCCTCCGGAATGCTGCAGAGATTGACCGCAAAAAGAAACTGTATTTCAAATTGAAATTCAGTATGTTATAA
- a CDS encoding RebB family R body protein: MAETVNTQTTDAVTQTNVTVLGESPAQAMSMLYQMATHASGISIQNSVTNQQNLNQLNPAIVADAIKILKG, translated from the coding sequence ATGGCAGAAACCGTAAACACCCAGACTACAGATGCAGTAACGCAGACCAATGTTACCGTACTTGGTGAGTCTCCCGCACAGGCTATGAGTATGCTTTACCAGATGGCCACGCATGCCAGTGGAATTTCTATTCAGAATTCTGTAACAAACCAGCAGAACTTGAACCAGCTCAACCCTGCGATTGTTGCAGATGCCATTAAAATTTTAAAAGGATAA
- a CDS encoding CPBP family intramembrane glutamic endopeptidase — MENTISKSEIRKNIATYLFLTLLFCLPVYYMCIRTGKLGGGIISYATIVMWCPAIAALLTCRIRKIPVSSLGWKWGLTKYQIMAYCIPVLYSFIPYLIIWISGAGGFYNHEFIAEAGKGMGWNLSDGLTVILYVILMSSFGMVRSVGSALGEEIGWRGFLTPQLAKINSYTATSLWMGLIWAIYHYPLLLFSNYNTGGPKWLALLCFTIMIFASCFIFTWLRLKSGSLWTGVVLHASHNLFIQSIFTPLTVDTGNTNYYIDEFGIALPIATAVVAYFFWRKRKELPEKETEDTLLSA; from the coding sequence ATGGAAAATACAATATCCAAATCCGAAATCAGGAAGAATATTGCCACTTACCTGTTTCTTACCCTGCTTTTCTGTCTCCCGGTCTATTATATGTGTATTCGTACCGGAAAACTCGGTGGCGGAATTATATCCTATGCTACCATTGTGATGTGGTGCCCGGCCATTGCAGCACTTCTTACCTGCCGTATCCGGAAAATTCCTGTTTCTTCCCTGGGCTGGAAATGGGGCCTTACGAAATACCAGATCATGGCTTACTGTATTCCTGTTCTTTACAGCTTTATTCCTTACCTTATCATCTGGATCAGTGGAGCTGGCGGCTTTTATAATCATGAGTTTATAGCTGAAGCCGGTAAAGGTATGGGCTGGAATCTTTCTGATGGTCTGACCGTCATCCTGTATGTAATTCTGATGAGCAGTTTTGGTATGGTACGTTCTGTAGGATCGGCATTGGGTGAGGAAATAGGCTGGCGGGGATTTCTTACTCCGCAGTTAGCAAAGATCAATTCTTATACTGCCACCTCCCTTTGGATGGGTCTCATATGGGCTATCTATCATTATCCTCTTCTGCTTTTTTCCAATTATAATACGGGCGGTCCCAAATGGCTGGCTCTATTATGTTTTACGATCATGATATTTGCATCTTGTTTCATTTTCACCTGGTTACGGTTAAAATCCGGAAGTTTATGGACAGGTGTTGTTTTACATGCCAGCCACAATCTTTTTATACAGTCTATTTTCACACCGCTTACGGTAGATACGGGAAATACCAATTATTATATTGATGAGTTTGGGATTGCCCTGCCCATTGCAACCGCTGTTGTTGCCTATTTCTTCTGGAGAAAGAGAAAGGAATTACCTGAAAAGGAAACTGAAGATACCCTTCTTTCAGCATAG